From the Caldicellulosiruptoraceae bacterium PP1 genome, one window contains:
- a CDS encoding FMN-binding glutamate synthase family protein, whose amino-acid sequence MNLRCPNANEATGTFNRSKDVVPMSGICTRCVDGCQGNCEIFLSSFRGREVLYPGPFGDVTAGADKNYPVDYSHLNIQGYAVGAKGFPESVEVNSDNAIFPNVNTETEYGWDKKVKMRVPIFTGALGSTEIARKNWEHFAVGAAISGITLVCGENVCGVDPELELDSNGKVKNSPEMDRRITTYKRYHEGYGEILVQMNVEDTRLGVAEYVLEKHGLDTIELKWGQGAKCIGGEIKVKSLERALELKKRGYIVSPDPTLPEIQAAFKSGAIKEFERHSRLGFVTKEGFLKEIERLRSLGFKRITLKTGAYSSVELAMALRYGAEAKLDLITIDGAPGGTGMSPWPMMNEWGIPTFYLQSLAYQFCHKLSKRGIRVPDIAIAGGFSTEDGVFKAIAMGSPYVKAVCMGRALMIPGMVGKNIDKWIKEGNLPKTVSKYGTTVEEIFVSYEELKAKFGDEIKNIPLGAVGIYTYTQKFKVGLQQLLAGSRNFSLKTISRNDLIALTKEAAKISGIPYVMENYLEEAEKILDE is encoded by the coding sequence ATGAATTTAAGGTGTCCAAATGCAAATGAGGCAACTGGAACTTTTAATAGGTCAAAGGACGTTGTTCCAATGTCAGGAATTTGTACAAGATGTGTTGATGGATGTCAAGGGAACTGTGAAATCTTCTTATCATCATTTAGAGGGCGTGAGGTTCTTTATCCAGGACCTTTTGGTGATGTAACGGCTGGTGCTGATAAGAACTATCCTGTTGACTATTCTCATCTAAACATTCAGGGATATGCAGTAGGAGCTAAAGGGTTTCCAGAAAGTGTTGAAGTAAATTCAGATAATGCAATATTCCCCAATGTAAATACAGAAACAGAATATGGTTGGGATAAAAAGGTAAAGATGAGAGTCCCAATTTTTACAGGTGCACTTGGTTCAACTGAAATTGCACGTAAAAATTGGGAACACTTTGCTGTTGGTGCTGCTATATCTGGTATTACTCTTGTATGCGGTGAAAATGTATGCGGTGTTGACCCAGAGCTTGAGCTTGATTCAAATGGAAAAGTCAAGAATTCTCCTGAAATGGATAGGAGAATAACAACATATAAGAGATATCATGAAGGATATGGCGAAATATTAGTTCAGATGAACGTTGAGGATACAAGGCTTGGAGTTGCTGAATATGTTCTTGAAAAGCATGGCCTTGATACAATAGAACTAAAATGGGGTCAAGGTGCTAAATGTATAGGTGGAGAGATAAAGGTAAAAAGTCTTGAAAGAGCACTTGAACTTAAGAAAAGAGGCTATATTGTATCACCAGACCCAACATTACCAGAGATTCAGGCTGCATTCAAAAGTGGTGCGATAAAGGAATTTGAAAGGCATTCAAGACTTGGTTTTGTTACAAAAGAAGGCTTTTTAAAAGAGATAGAAAGGCTAAGAAGCCTTGGATTTAAGAGAATAACATTAAAAACTGGAGCATATTCATCTGTTGAGCTTGCTATGGCACTAAGATATGGTGCTGAAGCTAAGCTTGATTTAATAACCATTGATGGAGCTCCAGGTGGTACTGGTATGAGTCCATGGCCAATGATGAATGAATGGGGTATACCTACATTTTATCTACAATCTCTTGCATATCAGTTCTGCCATAAATTATCAAAGCGTGGTATAAGAGTTCCTGATATAGCCATTGCAGGAGGATTTTCTACAGAGGATGGAGTATTTAAAGCAATTGCAATGGGTTCACCGTACGTAAAAGCAGTTTGTATGGGCAGAGCACTTATGATACCAGGCATGGTAGGTAAAAACATTGATAAATGGATAAAAGAAGGTAACTTGCCAAAGACAGTTTCAAAATATGGAACAACTGTTGAAGAAATATTTGTTAGCTATGAAGAATTAAAGGCTAAATTTGGAGATGAAATAAAGAACATTCCACTCGGAGCAGTTGGTATTTACACATATACACAAAAATTCAAAGTAGGTCTTCAACAGCTTTTGGCTGGGAGCAGAAACTTTAGCTTAAAAACAATATCAAGAAATGATTTAATTGCACTTACAAAAGAAGCAGCTAAAATTTCAGGAATTCCTTATGTTATGGAAAACTACTTAGAAGAAGCTGAGAAAATTCTTGATGAGTAA